The DNA window GCCCTGACAATTGCCCAACAAGcttgcaggataccaaaacaacgctccacatccttcctacacccttcttgacatattgtgaagtgtttttctttttcactctgtggatgtggcactgttttgacaaacattGACCACCTTAGGTAAATGCCGTCTGTAAGGTAGCATGGTCCCTCGTATTTATGGTTATTAACCCAATATATGCATCTCGGTGATTTTCTTTGTAGTAGTTCGTCGAACACTGGAGATTAGGCAAGGACATTTAGGTCATTCtgagctcctggaacaccaaaaaaagcatgccaaatccatgtattaaatgaagccaccgcttccaaaatgataATTTTGGCTCCTTTTCTGTCTTCATAAGTTCATAGccacgcacttggacagtttttccaagccCAGTGCATGCAgttgatgcttccaatcatgccagggaagcctcACATCTCATCCTTCCTCAGAAGCCTTCGCATGTCCCTTGGTGTAAGTTCCCGAGGTACTCATTGGTGTAGAAGGCTTCAATTGCAGAGAAAAATCATATCAGGGACTCCAGAAAAGTTGTTTTTCCCATCCTCACGATCTCACCCACTTGATGTgtagatgctccatatgcaagcattcgcaaggcagccgtaattttttgctcgggaAGAAGACCTAGAACTTGAAAAGCATcctctttttgcacaaagtatggatcatggttgcaaatagcacTCATAATTTTGTCGAACAAtcttcgttgcattctaaaatgacgtctaaaaacatgatcagggaatacgttgttgggaataaaataatcttccaaaaGATCTTTACcttgtttttccctttttctatcgaAGTTTGCGGCACGTCTGGGTTTGCCTATTTGACCCACAGCTTCCATGACATGACGAGAATGTGAGGCCCTCTGCCTTCTATGgtcatcatcctcatcctcttccattgtgaaagcctcatctccacctccaccttcctcgagattgaCCAATTCTTCATGTTGTGCCAACAATCTTTTCTGCTGCTCCTCAAACTGTTTATACActc is part of the Malus domestica chromosome 12, GDT2T_hap1 genome and encodes:
- the LOC139189838 gene encoding uncharacterized protein translates to MSSSRRVYKQFEEQQKRLLAQHEELVNLEEGGGGDEAFTMEEDEDDDHRRQRASHSRHVMEAVGQIGKPRRAANFDRKREKQGKDLLEDYFIPNNVFPDHVFRRHFRMQRRLFDKIMSAICNHDPYFVQKEDAFQVLGLLPEQKITAALRMLAYGASTHQVGEIVRMGKTTFLESLI